In Toxoplasma gondii ME49 chromosome X, whole genome shotgun sequence, a single genomic region encodes these proteins:
- a CDS encoding hypothetical protein (encoded by transcript TGME49_228030~Predicted trans-membrane domain (TMHMM2.0):1039-1062), which translates to MDFSPYSSASCSSFSFSSSASLDCARGSEGKDSSLEISSSLNEGPDLWSCRQDSSRRTLPFVFASTSHTFAVSGASSPSSSSLSCSSPSSSLSSSSFPSSSLSSSSSPPSCLSSSFASFCPSPRCVSAPWWPASRERVLAPRRREGGAGGLSGCLLASSGEGAGAAALPVPLFASQLPHSAKSVGSGASTTVSLSPLRSSSSPSLFSEDDACGCAEAAAAPRAGMRRGGEEKGPRISEACPESEETARVDEEGLPGSARLPRVSDGCRRLWRLFQKGESALEAESERRASVQRLGETEEQRVARSAAAWPDSWGATGGSEDPSATRFTTSFLQDSVRLFADFAETWKLIAPSVGCACLYLVVSPLLTFCNKLLYLPSLSSSPVTCTMLQQVVVVLAVGAARCMYTWGCHRASAGEAADPLLRAGGWREAADADRDSPPLGSHSFAILAKALEQASCLAHGESEQNQAESERTGRPNAKGHPHHASFQEREMSLPSRGSTERLDLTTSTRAGGSENRRGERGEKLPRGFVLGSSSRSLEQSRSPEKPVSPLAGCLRVLEGVSAASGPCFRAAKSQWGQLVKRVSSVLVFSQETFQTLAPVALPYTLMLACSNMCLYTSSLSGYHVARCSSIPLQLFLDVLGVDVCLSRVSEVQRKNEEASAAKAALPGSPPDTLQAGPKRVEGDGGCAPAKASQTVSSVYKEAPDMLVSPPRPRHSATSLPAVERQFLKLSPPAVSPRGLTGQRKAVAGEDGDGHAVRASARDRERTITTETEGQPGLRAGLFFLLLCFSPFFSETSRRHVASPRRLQARLQELGVSRHRLAACTLISVGVFCLAVEGQKLAVSGALMGLGASLFGALYMQLSSHLLRLGRSREAARTAGFCAEAERNEKPRELPAETTDEPGCHILSDSESDEESSGRTKEERLDERSAESTKETKEKSLSHGQRWARKPFVAPVWRESVCTPQVKDPREEPSRRLAVNDVSARRETTRRSLETEMAMHTAAAAAVILLPLSVVEQLCLCALSERPDATSFWAWRRLGTLAALLLCSGLLAALMPLTSYICFRHLSPLSCCVVGFFKNSVQLLVCPLLRGETPPTRIARFSATLCLLGCGLYALDSCLTMRQRVAKGTRKAGGGGQ; encoded by the coding sequence ATGGATTTTTCTCCATattcttctgcctcgtgttccagcttctctttctcttcttctgcttctctggacTGTGCCCGAGGAAGCGAGGGCAAGGACAGCTCTCTAGAGATCTCCTCTTCGTTAAACGAAGGTCCCGACCTTTGGTCTTGCCGTCAGGATTCTTCTCGGAGGACTCTGCCCTTCGTCTTTGCCTCGACATCTCACACATTCGCCGTCTCtggcgcctcttctccttcctcttcgtctctctcgtgttcgtctccctcgtcgtctctgtcctcttcttcgtttccctcatcgtctctgtcctcttcttcgtctcccccttcttgtctctcctcttctttcgcttctttctgtccttctccgAGATGCGTGAGTGCACCGTGGTGGCCCGCGAGCCGCGAGAGGGTCCTTGCGCCGCGGCGGCGGGAAGGAGGCGCAGGTGGGCTGTctgggtgtctcctcgcctccagtGGAGAGGGCGCAGGAGCCGCGGCTCTTCCGGTGCCTCTGTTCGCCTCCCAACTCCCTCACTCCGCGAAGTCTGTGGGGTCCGGCGCCTCGACgacagtgtctctgtcgcctctgcggtcttcctcgtcgccttctctgttctcggaAGATGACGCCTGCGGGTGTGCGGAGGCCGCCGCCGCGCCGCGAGCCGGCATGCGTCGGGGcggggaggagaaaggaccTCGCATTTCAGAGGCCTGCcccgagagcgaggagacagcgcgagtCGACGAGGAAGGCCTCCCAGGGAGTGCacgtcttcctcgcgtctccgacGGGTGCCGACGACTCTGGCGCCTCTTTCAGAAAGGAGAATCTGCTTTGGAAGCAGAATCCGAACGGCGCGCGTCTGTTCAGAGActgggagagacggaggagcagCGCGTCGCGCGTTCTGCGGCTGCTTGGCCCGACTCTTGGGGCGCGACTGGGGGTTCTGAAGATCCTTCAGCGACGCGTTTCACGACCTCATTCCTTCAGGACTCGGTTCGCCTCTTTGCAGACTTCGCCGAAACCTGGAAACTCATCGCCCCGTCTGTGGGCTGTGCCTGCCTGTacctcgtcgtctctcctctcctcacGTTCTGCAACAAGCTCCTGTaccttccctctctctcctcttccccggTCACTTGCACCATGCTTCAGCAGGTCGTCGTCGTTCTCGCTGTCGGCGCAgccaggtgtatgtacacttgGGGCTGCCACCGCGCCAGCGCTGGGGAAGCCGCGGACCCGCTGCTGCGTGCAGGTGGATGGAGAGAGGCCGCAGACGCGGATCGAGACTCGCCGCCACTAGGTTCTCATTCCTTCGCAATTCTGGCCAAAGCCTTGGAGCAGGCGTCTTGCTTGGCACACGGTGAGTCCGAGCAAAATCAAGCGGAATCGGAGAGGACGGGTCGGCCCAACGCAAAAGGGCATCCCCACCATGCTTCCTTCCAGGAGCGAGAAATGTCTTTGCCTTCGCGAGGAAGCACTGAACGACTGGACCTGACAACATCCACGCGAGCCGGGGGATCGGAGAACCGACGCGGGGAACGCGGCGAGAAGCTGCCAAGGGGATTCGTCTTGGGGTCGAGCTCTCGGTCACTTGAGCAGTCGCGTTCTCCAGAAAAGCCAGTGTCGCCTCTCGCCGGCTGTCTCCGAGTCTTGGagggtgtctccgcagcgTCTGGACCCTGCTTTCGAGCGGCGAAAAGTCAGTGGGGACAACTGGTGAAGAGGGTCTCctccgtcctcgtcttctcccaaGAAACGTTTCAAACACTTGCACCAGTTGCCCTGCCCTACACCCTCATGCTCGCGTGCTCCAAcatgtgtctgtacacctcatCGCTCTCGGGGTACCACGTCGCGCGGTGCTCCTCCATTCCACTTCAGCTTTTCCTGGACGTCTTGGGAGTGGACGTCTGTCTTTCGCGTGTGTCTGaagtccagagaaaaaacgaggaggcCTCAGCCGCGAAGGCCGCTCTTCCTGGCTCACCGCCTGACACCCTCCAAGCCGGACCAAAACGCGTCGAAGGTGACGGCGGCTGCGCACCGGCAAAGGCCTCGCAGACGGTCTCTAGTGTGTACAAAGAAGCGCCCGACATGCTGGTGTCTCCACCTCGTCCCCGCCACTCGGCGAcgtctcttcctgctgtGGAACGACAGTTTCTGAAACTGTCTCCGCCTGCTGTTTCCCCCAGAGGGCTCACTGGACAGCGGAAAGCCGTCGCcggcgaagacggagacgggcATGCAGTTCGCGCGAGCGCAAGAGACCGAGAACGCACAATcacgacagagacggagggtCAACCGGGCCTCCGCGCCGgcttgttctttctccttctctgtttcagtccgttcttctccgagACCTCGCGCCGCCATGTGGCGTCGCCACGCCGCCTCCAGGCCCGGCTCCAGGAGCTCGGGGTGTCTAGGCACCGGctagctgcatgcacactcaTTTCCGTAGGCGTCTTCTGCCTTGCGGTCGAGGGGCAGAAGCTCGCGGTCAGCGGTGCCCTGATGGGTCTAGGAGCTTCGCTCTTTGGCGCGCTGTACATGCAGCTCAGCAGCCACCTGCTGCGACTCGGCAGGTcccgagaagcagcgcgaaCTGCCGGTTTTTGCgccgaagcagaaaggaacgagaaaccgagagaacTCCCGGCAGAGACAACTGACGAGCCAGGTTGCCACATTCTCTCCGACTCCGAAAGCGACGAGGAGTCGAGTGGGAGAACCAAGGAAGAACGACTTGACGAAAGAAGTGCAGAGtcaacgaaggagacaaaagagaaaagtcTGTCGCACGGACAGAGGTGGGCGCGTAAGCCTTTCGTCGCTCCcgtgtggagagagagtgtctgtacaccgcaaGTGAAGGATCCTCGAGAAGAACCCTCGAGGCGCCTGGCCGTGAACGACGTCTCTGCAAGACGCGAAACGACGCGCAGAAGCCTCGAAACAGAAATGGCCATGCAcacagcagctgcggcggcAGTTATCCTTTTGCCTCTGAGTGTGGTGGAGCagctgtgtctctgcgcgCTCTCAGAGAGGCCGGACGCAACTTCGTTCTGGGCCTGGAGACGCCTGGGGACGCTCGCAGCGCTGCTGCTGTGTTCGGGGCTTCTGGCGGCTCTGATGCCGTTGACGTCGTACATCTGTTTTCGTcacctctcgcctctgtcttgcTGCGTCGTCGGCTTCTTCAAGAACTCCGTGCAGCTCCTCGTGTGCCCTCTGCTTCGTGGAGAGACGCCCCCGACGCGCATCGCTCGCTTTTCTGCGACGCTCTGTTTGCTCGGCTGTGGACTGTATGCGCTCGACTCGTGTCTGACCATGCGGCAGCGAGTCGCAAAGGGAACGCGCAAGGCCGGCGGTGGCGGCCAGTGA
- a CDS encoding hypothetical protein (encoded by transcript TGME49_228020) translates to MHTNQQKDVISSPCTGCTSSVASKSSVAETFVTACPTQQSGAYRYSRCQSLQATSSCSLSLSLLTVGGGGAAGARRSGPASPRSEQTQRNALHARAQEELGRVRTATTARGFNSPRTEREARGCGVEREAGDASETTPVHLEFAQECLDAPDALERSLVAFRHAERQSGCGWGEIREKKSHLVSRENAALCPSLAERHTQCRCMQLCNSSVRRLVAEWKGSFSKRETFSRSPCVTEKTACLRMRISAFRKPSSFLDKFVACVTGKAADCCAVSLSRALLWRDLTCVAP, encoded by the coding sequence ATGCACACTAACCAGCAGAAGGACGTGATCAGCAGTCCCTGTACAGGGTGTACCTCCTCTGTCGCGTCAAAAAGTTCCGTTGCGGAGACCTTTGTTACAGCTTGTCCGACACAACAGTCAGGCGCATACCGGTATAGTCGGTGTCAGTCGCTTCAGGCAACGAGCTCAtgttccttgtctctctccctgttgACCGTCGGCGGCGGAggggcagcaggcgcgcgcCGTTCCggtcctgcgtctcctcgaagcgagcagacgcagagaaacgccctgcatgcgcgcgcacAGGAGGAACTCGGGAGAGTCAGAACGGCCACCACCGCCAGGGGCTTCAACAGtccgagaacagagagagaagcgagagggtGTGGAgtcgaaagagaggcaggggACGCGTCAGAAACAACGCCTGTGCACCTCGAGTTCGCCCAGGAATGTCTTGACGCCCCTGACGCGCTTGAGAGAAGTCTTGTCGCGTTCCgacacgcagagagacaaagcggATGCGGATGGGGAGAaatccgagagaaaaaaagtcaTCTGGTTTCCCGCGAAAACGCCGCTCTGTGTCCTTCCCTTGCTGAGAGGCACACACagtgtcgctgcatgcagctctgcAACTCCTCGGTTCGCCGTCTCGTTGCAGAGTGGAAAGGCTCTTTCTCCAAACGCGAAACGTTCTCGCGTTCACCCTGTGtcacagagaagacagcgtgCTTGAGAATGAGGATTTCCGCGTTTCGAAAACCGTCATCTTTTCTCGACAAGTTCGTCGCGTGTGTAACAGGAAAGGCTGCGGACTgctgcgctgtctctctgtctcgagcGCTGCTTTGGCGCGACTTGACGTGTGTCGCGCCCTGA